A stretch of Myxococcus hansupus DNA encodes these proteins:
- a CDS encoding MupA/Atu3671 family FMN-dependent luciferase-like monooxygenase produces MSAAPESPSCFIIGEGTLVVPCAQALTERGVRILGLVTREPALQRWAEEQSIPHVPPGEQVLPFLSQAPFDWLFSIVNLSLVKDEILRLPRRMAINFHDGPLPRYAGLNVTSWALLHREPQHGVTWHEMTQGADKGRILKQRLFDIAPVETAFSLNARCYTLGMETFAELAEELVAGTAQPQEQDFSQRSYFGLASRPESAAVLDLHGDVDVAHALVSALDYGGYPNPLAFAKVWLGNAPVAISEARRAEPASEAAPGTVLDIEGDALTVAVQGGDLTLKGPKGLCGAPLTWPDLLGARMLAKGDTLPAASAELRARLTEVGTQAGKAEAFFLHRLEALAPPDLSFLGGSSKDTGIHTLKFDASELAPGWVTDLPPEERLLFTAIAFLARLSPEPRFDVGYADASTRARIEGVEGFFASQLPLRIELPMKDAPEQAAGAFRKALTQLRDKGVLARDVLGRSAQLSNLQRHGGEVAYPVAVRIGAAGPAVGGAALVIDVDAQGQHAHLHFDATRVDKTRADDVARQLSAFLASLRSAPGKAVGEHDLLGAEERQLLNRWNDTRREFPHDATLASLFQAQAQRTPDATALICKGASLTYRELDARAETLARHLRGEGVGRDVRVGIFMERSLEMMVGVLATHKAGGCYVPLDPAYPAERIAFMVEDAGCHLVLTQERLLSHVPAAAKRALAVDQAWERIAAAPEAQTPPATPDSLAYVIYTSGSTGKPKGVMIEHRNVVNFGIGMDERLGTERGTWLAVTSLNFDISVLELLWTLTRGFTVVLHAERHGAANEGKHASRAMDFSLFYFSSDEGERPEGRYDLLMESARFADTNGFCAVWTPERHFHAFGGLFPNPAVTSAALAAVTRNVQLRAGSLVSPLHPTLRIAEDWSVVDNISHGRVGISFAAGWQPNDFALRPESFPDRKRIMFQQIEDVRRLWRGETLETKSGTGNTVKLRTLPRPVQKELPIWVTTAGNPETFEEAARVGCHVLTHLLGQTVDEVAQKIALYRETWAKAGHPGKGTVSLMLHTFVGDSEASVKEVVRGPMKAYLKSSVGLIKEAAWSFPAFKEQTTLANGNFGTDHLSAEEMDALLDFSFERYFQTSGLFGSVDACVATADRLKGLDVDEIACLVDFGVPSELVMKHLPLLAEVRKRSNAAVGQAPAEPELDGSIPALMERHAVTHLQCTPSQASMLLAEERSREGLKRLRKMMVGGEAFPVPLARQLSETVSGDVVNMYGPTETTIWSSTQPVKNVGEGVPIGTPIANTQLYILDAQQRPLPIGAAGELYIGGAGVVRGYHNRPELDRERFVPDPFSAQPGARMYRTGDAARWRQDGVVEFIGRLDHQVKVRGFRIELGEIEARLGEHPAVRETVVIVREDIPGDKRLVAYLIAKPGEPPATEALREFLRTRLPEYMVPQAFVTLSTFPQTPNKKVDRKALPPPEQAQARGELVRPEGETEALIATIWQDVLKLDKVGVEDKFVDLGGHSLLMVQVLEKLKAQVEKPLTLVDLFRYPTIRTLSGFLSGDSGEEEALKEVAARGEARAAARRAMQQRRRR; encoded by the coding sequence ATGAGCGCGGCCCCGGAGTCGCCCAGTTGTTTCATCATTGGCGAGGGCACCCTCGTCGTTCCCTGCGCGCAGGCGCTCACCGAGCGCGGCGTCCGGATTCTCGGGCTCGTCACGCGCGAGCCCGCGCTCCAGCGCTGGGCCGAGGAGCAGTCCATTCCGCACGTGCCCCCCGGCGAGCAGGTGCTGCCCTTCCTGTCCCAGGCGCCGTTCGACTGGCTGTTCAGCATCGTCAACCTGAGCCTGGTGAAGGACGAAATCCTCCGCCTGCCCCGGCGCATGGCCATCAACTTCCATGACGGCCCCCTGCCCCGCTACGCCGGCCTCAACGTCACCTCGTGGGCGCTGCTCCACCGCGAGCCCCAGCACGGCGTCACCTGGCATGAGATGACGCAGGGCGCGGACAAGGGCCGCATCCTCAAGCAGCGCCTCTTCGACATCGCCCCCGTCGAGACGGCCTTCAGCCTCAATGCCCGCTGCTACACGCTGGGCATGGAGACCTTCGCGGAGCTCGCGGAGGAGCTGGTCGCGGGCACCGCCCAGCCCCAGGAGCAGGACTTCTCCCAGCGCAGCTACTTCGGCCTCGCGTCCCGGCCGGAGTCCGCGGCCGTGCTCGACCTCCACGGGGACGTGGACGTGGCGCACGCGCTGGTGTCCGCGCTCGACTATGGCGGCTACCCCAACCCGCTCGCCTTCGCGAAGGTGTGGCTGGGCAACGCGCCTGTCGCCATCTCCGAGGCCCGCCGCGCCGAGCCCGCGTCCGAGGCGGCGCCCGGCACGGTGCTCGACATCGAGGGTGACGCGCTGACGGTGGCGGTCCAAGGCGGAGACCTCACGCTCAAGGGCCCCAAGGGCCTGTGCGGAGCGCCCCTGACCTGGCCGGACCTGCTCGGCGCGCGCATGCTCGCCAAGGGCGACACGCTGCCCGCGGCCTCCGCGGAGCTGCGCGCCCGGCTGACCGAGGTGGGCACGCAGGCGGGCAAGGCGGAGGCCTTCTTCCTCCACCGGCTGGAGGCGCTGGCGCCGCCGGACCTGTCCTTCCTGGGGGGAAGCTCCAAGGACACGGGCATCCACACGCTGAAGTTCGACGCGAGCGAGCTTGCCCCGGGCTGGGTCACCGACCTGCCGCCCGAGGAGCGGCTGCTCTTCACCGCCATCGCCTTCCTCGCGCGACTGTCGCCCGAGCCTCGCTTCGACGTCGGCTACGCGGATGCCTCCACACGCGCGCGCATCGAGGGCGTGGAGGGGTTCTTCGCCTCGCAGCTCCCGCTCCGCATCGAGCTGCCGATGAAGGACGCGCCGGAGCAGGCCGCGGGTGCCTTCCGCAAGGCGCTGACGCAGCTTCGCGACAAGGGCGTCCTCGCGCGCGACGTGCTGGGCCGCTCCGCGCAGCTCTCCAATCTCCAACGCCACGGCGGCGAGGTGGCCTATCCCGTCGCGGTGCGCATCGGCGCGGCGGGCCCGGCCGTGGGGGGCGCGGCGCTCGTCATCGACGTGGACGCCCAGGGCCAGCACGCCCACCTGCATTTCGACGCCACGCGCGTGGATAAAACCCGCGCGGACGACGTGGCGCGCCAGCTCTCCGCGTTCCTGGCCTCGCTCCGGAGTGCGCCGGGCAAGGCGGTGGGTGAGCATGACCTGCTGGGCGCCGAGGAGCGTCAGCTCCTGAACCGCTGGAACGACACGCGGCGCGAGTTCCCCCACGACGCCACCCTGGCCTCGCTGTTCCAGGCCCAGGCCCAGCGCACGCCGGATGCCACGGCGCTCATCTGCAAGGGTGCCTCGCTGACCTACCGCGAGCTGGACGCTCGCGCGGAGACGCTGGCGCGGCACCTGCGCGGCGAGGGCGTGGGCCGCGACGTCCGCGTGGGCATCTTCATGGAGCGCTCCCTGGAGATGATGGTGGGCGTGCTGGCGACGCACAAGGCGGGGGGCTGCTACGTGCCGCTCGACCCGGCCTACCCCGCCGAGCGCATCGCCTTCATGGTGGAAGACGCCGGCTGCCACCTGGTGCTCACCCAGGAGCGTCTGTTGTCACACGTGCCCGCCGCGGCGAAGCGCGCGCTCGCGGTGGACCAGGCCTGGGAGCGCATCGCCGCCGCGCCGGAGGCCCAGACGCCGCCGGCCACGCCGGACAGCCTGGCCTACGTCATCTACACCTCGGGCAGCACGGGCAAGCCCAAGGGCGTGATGATTGAGCACCGCAACGTCGTGAACTTCGGCATCGGCATGGATGAACGGCTGGGCACGGAGCGCGGGACGTGGCTCGCGGTGACGAGCCTCAACTTCGACATCTCCGTGCTGGAGCTGCTCTGGACGCTCACCCGCGGCTTCACGGTGGTCCTCCACGCGGAGCGGCACGGCGCGGCGAACGAGGGCAAGCACGCCTCCCGCGCGATGGACTTCAGCCTCTTCTACTTCTCCAGCGACGAAGGCGAGCGCCCCGAGGGCCGCTACGACTTGCTGATGGAGAGCGCGCGCTTCGCGGACACGAACGGCTTCTGCGCCGTGTGGACGCCGGAGCGGCACTTCCACGCCTTCGGCGGGCTGTTCCCCAACCCGGCCGTCACGTCCGCCGCGCTGGCGGCGGTGACGCGCAACGTGCAGCTCCGAGCGGGCAGCCTCGTGTCGCCCCTGCACCCCACGCTGCGCATCGCCGAGGACTGGTCCGTGGTGGACAACATCTCCCACGGCCGCGTGGGGATTTCGTTCGCCGCGGGCTGGCAGCCCAACGACTTCGCGCTGCGCCCGGAGAGCTTCCCGGACCGCAAGCGCATCATGTTCCAGCAGATTGAAGACGTGCGCCGGCTGTGGCGCGGCGAGACGCTGGAGACGAAGAGCGGCACCGGCAACACCGTGAAGCTGCGCACCCTGCCCCGCCCCGTGCAGAAGGAGCTGCCCATCTGGGTGACCACCGCCGGCAACCCGGAGACCTTCGAGGAGGCCGCGCGCGTGGGCTGCCACGTCCTCACGCACCTGCTCGGACAAACGGTGGACGAGGTGGCGCAGAAGATTGCCTTGTACCGGGAGACCTGGGCCAAGGCGGGCCACCCCGGCAAGGGCACCGTGTCGCTGATGCTGCACACGTTCGTCGGCGACTCCGAGGCGTCGGTGAAGGAGGTCGTCCGCGGCCCGATGAAGGCCTACCTCAAGTCGTCGGTGGGGCTCATCAAGGAGGCGGCCTGGAGCTTCCCGGCGTTCAAGGAACAGACGACGCTGGCCAACGGCAACTTCGGCACCGACCACCTCTCCGCCGAGGAGATGGACGCGCTGCTCGACTTCTCCTTCGAGCGTTACTTCCAGACCTCCGGCCTCTTCGGCAGCGTGGACGCGTGCGTCGCCACCGCGGACCGGCTCAAGGGCCTGGACGTGGATGAGATTGCCTGCCTCGTGGACTTCGGCGTCCCCTCCGAGCTGGTGATGAAGCACCTGCCGCTCCTGGCCGAGGTGCGCAAGCGCTCCAACGCGGCCGTGGGACAGGCCCCCGCCGAGCCCGAGCTCGACGGCTCCATCCCCGCGCTGATGGAGCGCCACGCCGTGACGCACCTCCAGTGCACGCCGTCGCAGGCGAGCATGCTGCTGGCCGAGGAGCGCTCCCGCGAAGGCCTCAAGCGCCTGCGGAAGATGATGGTGGGCGGCGAGGCCTTCCCCGTCCCGCTGGCACGCCAGCTCTCCGAGACGGTCTCCGGCGACGTCGTCAACATGTACGGCCCCACGGAGACCACCATCTGGTCCTCCACGCAGCCGGTGAAGAACGTGGGCGAAGGCGTCCCCATTGGCACGCCCATCGCGAACACGCAGCTCTACATCCTGGACGCGCAGCAGCGTCCGCTGCCCATTGGCGCGGCGGGCGAGCTGTACATCGGCGGCGCGGGCGTGGTGCGGGGCTACCACAACCGTCCGGAGCTGGACCGCGAGCGCTTCGTTCCGGACCCGTTCTCCGCGCAGCCGGGCGCGCGCATGTACCGCACCGGTGACGCCGCGCGGTGGCGGCAGGACGGCGTGGTGGAGTTCATTGGCCGCCTGGACCACCAGGTGAAGGTGCGCGGCTTCCGCATCGAGCTGGGTGAAATCGAGGCCCGGCTGGGCGAGCACCCCGCGGTGCGCGAGACGGTGGTCATCGTTCGCGAGGACATCCCGGGCGACAAGCGGCTGGTGGCCTACCTCATCGCGAAGCCGGGTGAGCCGCCCGCGACGGAGGCGCTGCGCGAGTTCCTCCGCACGCGCCTGCCCGAGTACATGGTGCCGCAAGCCTTCGTCACGCTGAGCACCTTCCCCCAGACGCCGAACAAGAAGGTGGACCGCAAGGCGCTGCCGCCTCCAGAGCAGGCCCAGGCGCGCGGCGAGCTCGTCCGGCCCGAGGGTGAGACGGAGGCCTTGATTGCCACCATCTGGCAGGACGTGCTCAAGCTCGACAAGGTCGGCGTGGAAGACAAGTTCGTCGACCTGGGCGGGCACTCGCTGCTGATGGTGCAGGTGCTGGAGAAGCTGAAGGCCCAGGTGGAGAAGCCGCTCACGCTGGTGGACCTCTTCCGCTACCCCACCATCCGCACCCTCTCCGGCTTCCTGTCGGGAGACAGCGGCGAGGAAGAAGCGCTGAAGGAAGTCGCGGCGCGCGGTGAGGCCCGAGCCGCGGCACGTCGCGCCATGCAGCAGCGCCGCCGCCGATAG
- a CDS encoding ATP-binding cassette domain-containing protein produces the protein MYGSIKIRGARENNLKNVSLDIPKRKITVFTGVSGSGKSSLVFGTIAAESQRLINETYPAFVQQFMPHYGQPDAESLENISAAIIVDQQRLGGNSRSTVATVTDAAQMLRVLFSRLAEPHLGSPGLYSYNDPRGLCPDCEGIGQVASMDMDAVIDKSKSLNEGAILPKDYAVDSWYWAIFARSGYFDLDKKLSKYTKEEMEKLLHLDDGRKIKIDKINLTYEGLVPKLRRTLGSKDPETVQPHVRAEYERIFTRATCPACQGGRLNQAALGSRIQGKNIAECSAMQVSDLAAFVRKISAPSVGPMLDALVHRLENLVTIGLGYLSLDRESSTLSGGESQRVKMVRHLGSSLTDVTYIFDEPSVGLHPHDVGRLAGLMKQLRDKGNTVLIVEHKPDMIALADHVVDMGPKAGSHGGKVVYEGGYEGLLTSGTLTGNHMKKHQPLKTTPRKPKGQLHIKGAKLNNLQDVSVSIPQGVLTVVTGVAGSGKSSLIQGCLPKAYPETIIIDQNLARGSRRSNTATYTGILDNVRKAFAKANKVDAALFSANSKGACPDCSGLGVIYTDLAHLDPMVTLCETCDGKRFTEEVLAHRLRGKSISDVYEMSISDAVAFFTEPAIAKILQSLDDVGLGYLTLGQPLSTLSGGERQRLKLAAELGQSGNIYVLDEPTTGLHMNDVDTLIGLFDRLVDGGSTVIVIEHNLDVVSRADWVIDLGPGAGHEGGRVVFEGAPGKLGAHKGSLTGEHMARRQKA, from the coding sequence ATGTACGGTTCCATCAAGATTCGCGGTGCGCGCGAGAACAACCTGAAGAACGTCTCGCTCGACATCCCCAAGCGGAAGATCACCGTCTTCACCGGCGTCTCGGGTTCGGGCAAGTCGTCCCTCGTCTTTGGCACCATCGCCGCCGAGAGCCAGCGCCTCATCAACGAGACCTACCCCGCCTTCGTGCAGCAGTTCATGCCGCACTATGGCCAGCCGGACGCGGAGAGCCTGGAGAACATCTCGGCGGCCATCATCGTGGACCAGCAGCGGCTGGGCGGGAACTCGCGTTCGACGGTGGCCACCGTCACGGACGCGGCGCAGATGCTGCGCGTGCTGTTCTCCCGCCTCGCCGAGCCGCACCTGGGCAGCCCGGGCCTCTATTCCTACAACGACCCGCGCGGCCTCTGTCCCGACTGCGAGGGCATTGGGCAGGTCGCGTCCATGGACATGGATGCGGTCATCGACAAGTCCAAGTCCCTGAACGAAGGCGCCATCCTTCCGAAGGACTACGCGGTCGACAGTTGGTACTGGGCCATCTTCGCGCGCTCCGGGTACTTCGACCTCGACAAGAAGCTGTCCAAGTACACGAAGGAGGAGATGGAGAAGCTGCTCCACCTGGACGACGGCCGGAAGATCAAGATCGACAAGATCAACCTCACCTATGAGGGCCTCGTCCCCAAGCTCCGGCGCACGTTGGGTTCCAAGGACCCGGAGACCGTTCAACCCCATGTCCGGGCGGAGTACGAGCGCATCTTCACCCGCGCCACCTGTCCCGCCTGCCAGGGCGGCCGGCTCAATCAGGCCGCGCTGGGCAGCCGCATCCAGGGAAAGAACATCGCGGAGTGCTCGGCGATGCAGGTCTCCGACCTCGCCGCGTTCGTCCGGAAGATTTCGGCTCCGTCCGTGGGCCCCATGTTGGACGCCTTGGTGCACCGGTTGGAGAACCTGGTGACCATTGGCCTGGGCTACCTCAGCCTCGACCGGGAGAGCTCCACGTTGTCGGGCGGTGAGAGTCAGCGGGTGAAGATGGTGCGCCACCTGGGCTCCAGCCTCACCGACGTGACGTACATCTTCGACGAGCCCAGCGTGGGGCTGCACCCGCACGATGTCGGCCGGCTCGCGGGGCTGATGAAGCAGCTTCGCGACAAGGGCAACACGGTGCTCATCGTCGAGCACAAGCCGGACATGATTGCCCTGGCGGACCACGTGGTCGACATGGGCCCCAAGGCGGGCTCGCACGGTGGGAAGGTGGTCTACGAGGGCGGCTACGAGGGACTGCTGACCTCGGGGACGCTCACGGGCAACCACATGAAGAAGCACCAGCCCCTGAAGACCACGCCGCGCAAGCCCAAGGGGCAGCTTCACATCAAGGGCGCGAAGCTCAACAACCTGCAGGACGTCTCGGTTTCGATTCCCCAGGGCGTGCTGACCGTGGTGACGGGCGTGGCGGGTTCCGGCAAGTCGTCGCTGATTCAGGGCTGCCTGCCCAAGGCGTACCCGGAGACCATCATCATCGACCAGAACCTGGCGCGTGGCTCGCGGCGCTCCAATACGGCCACTTACACCGGCATTCTGGACAATGTGCGCAAGGCCTTCGCGAAGGCGAACAAGGTGGACGCGGCGCTGTTCTCCGCGAACTCCAAGGGCGCCTGCCCGGACTGCAGTGGCCTGGGTGTCATCTACACGGACCTGGCGCACCTGGACCCCATGGTGACGCTCTGCGAGACGTGCGACGGCAAGCGCTTCACCGAGGAGGTGCTGGCCCACCGCCTGCGCGGCAAGTCCATCAGCGACGTCTACGAGATGTCCATCAGCGACGCCGTAGCCTTCTTCACCGAGCCGGCCATCGCCAAGATTCTCCAGAGCCTGGATGACGTCGGGCTCGGCTACCTCACGCTGGGGCAGCCGCTGTCGACGCTGTCGGGCGGAGAGCGTCAGCGGTTGAAGCTGGCCGCGGAGCTGGGGCAGTCCGGGAACATCTACGTGCTCGATGAGCCGACCACGGGTCTGCACATGAACGACGTGGACACGCTGATTGGTTTGTTCGACAGGCTCGTGGATGGCGGGTCGACGGTCATCGTCATCGAGCACAACCTGGACGTGGTGTCCCGCGCGGACTGGGTCATCGACCTGGGGCCCGGTGCTGGCCACGAGGGTGGCCGGGTTGTCTTCGAGGGCGCCCCCGGAAAGCTGGGTGCTCACAAAGGCTCGCTGACCGGGGAGCACATGGCTCGCCGTCAGAAGGCATAG
- a CDS encoding LysR family transcriptional regulator, which yields MDLNHLALFQAVAETQSFTKAAARLGFDKSKVSRALRSLEEQLGTPLLVRTTRMVRLTPEGQALLGQVAPLLAGLRAVVTPAASGMPSGEVSLTAPPDVGRALLAPVLARFRASFPGVRVRVVLTYDVVDLLGDGVDLALRVGRPGASTFVARKLMDLEAGFFAAPRYLERRGTPSALTDLAHHECLWPAPPRGKGPFRAHAQGAAPRPASVECADFAFLAEVARTGGGVALLPVFLVAQDVALGELVRVLPSVAFRDAPLFLVSRPGRLVPPRVQAFKRCLLEALSQP from the coding sequence ATGGACCTGAACCACCTCGCGCTGTTCCAGGCCGTCGCGGAGACGCAGAGCTTCACGAAGGCCGCCGCGCGGCTGGGGTTCGACAAGTCCAAGGTGAGCCGGGCGCTGCGTTCCTTGGAGGAGCAGTTGGGGACCCCGTTGCTCGTCCGGACCACGCGTATGGTGAGGCTCACGCCTGAAGGACAGGCGCTCCTCGGACAGGTGGCGCCGCTGCTCGCGGGCCTCCGTGCGGTGGTGACACCGGCCGCGTCCGGCATGCCGTCAGGGGAGGTATCGCTGACGGCGCCTCCGGATGTGGGCCGTGCGTTGCTGGCCCCGGTGCTCGCGCGGTTCAGGGCGAGCTTCCCCGGCGTGCGCGTGCGGGTGGTGCTGACGTATGACGTGGTGGACCTGTTGGGCGACGGCGTGGACCTCGCGCTGCGAGTGGGCCGCCCAGGCGCGAGCACGTTCGTCGCGCGCAAGCTGATGGACCTGGAGGCCGGCTTCTTCGCGGCGCCGCGCTATCTGGAGCGGCGAGGCACTCCTTCCGCGCTCACGGACCTGGCGCATCATGAGTGCCTGTGGCCGGCGCCACCCCGAGGGAAAGGGCCGTTCAGGGCCCACGCACAGGGGGCGGCGCCACGGCCCGCCTCGGTGGAGTGCGCGGACTTCGCCTTCCTCGCGGAGGTGGCGCGGACGGGCGGAGGTGTCGCGCTGCTGCCCGTCTTCCTGGTGGCTCAGGACGTGGCGCTGGGCGAACTCGTGCGGGTGTTGCCCTCGGTGGCGTTTCGAGATGCGCCACTGTTCCTCGTCTCCCGGCCAGGGCGGCTCGTGCCTCCGCGCGTCCAGGCGTTCAAACGCTGCCTGCTGGAGGCCCTGAGCCAACCCTGA
- a CDS encoding TetR/AcrR family transcriptional regulator, translated as MSGEISGKGDPLKLLRLLWDRAEAPKRGPKAKVSVADLVNAAVAIADGEGLEAVTTRRVAEAVGISAMSFYTHIPSKAELLDLMMDAVSGEVLQDKPVFKPSAWRANLTRVATDYRKFYLAHPWVIQLSTHRSVLGPNTFRSADSALSAIEGLGLTDLEMDRIITMVGDYVHGAVRNAAREKMVKAETGMTDEQWWYRVAPFLETLDYTPYPVLARVGKTAGETYGAHDPEGAFAFGLERMLDGLATFIGGKKRR; from the coding sequence ATGAGCGGCGAGATTTCGGGCAAGGGCGACCCGCTGAAGTTGTTGCGGTTGCTGTGGGACCGGGCAGAGGCCCCCAAGCGAGGGCCGAAGGCCAAGGTCAGCGTCGCGGACCTGGTGAACGCCGCCGTGGCCATCGCGGACGGCGAGGGGCTCGAAGCGGTCACCACCCGCCGGGTCGCGGAGGCCGTGGGCATCTCCGCCATGTCGTTCTACACGCACATCCCCAGCAAGGCGGAGCTGTTGGACCTGATGATGGATGCCGTGTCCGGCGAGGTCCTCCAGGACAAGCCCGTCTTCAAGCCCTCCGCGTGGCGCGCCAACCTCACCCGCGTGGCGACCGACTACCGGAAGTTCTATCTGGCCCATCCCTGGGTGATTCAGCTCTCGACGCACCGGAGCGTGCTCGGACCGAACACGTTCCGCTCAGCGGACAGCGCGTTGAGTGCGATTGAGGGACTCGGGCTCACGGACCTGGAGATGGACCGCATCATCACCATGGTCGGCGACTACGTCCACGGCGCGGTCCGCAACGCGGCCCGTGAGAAGATGGTGAAGGCCGAAACGGGAATGACAGACGAGCAGTGGTGGTACCGCGTCGCGCCGTTCCTCGAAACGCTCGACTACACGCCCTACCCCGTCCTGGCCCGCGTCGGGAAGACCGCCGGTGAGACCTATGGGGCGCATGATCCCGAAGGGGCGTTTGCCTTTGGGTTGGAACGAATGCTGGACGGATTGGCGACGTTCATCGGCGGCAAGAAGCGTCGTTGA
- a CDS encoding RICIN domain-containing protein, whose translation MRFEVLLCTALCSAPALAANESVQVWLTTTSGSALVKRLNPEPSPTFGPDSGNATAIDVNPSQTYQTLDGFGGALTDASAWLIFNSPHRNAIMNDLFSVSGGSGHSMLRLPMGSSDFARNHYTYDDTCCDLNDFSVAHDMPYIIPLLQQARQLNPELKIMAVPWSAPAWMKFNNSLLGGGYLRNDHYGVYANYFVRFLQAYRTAGVPIHAVSLQNEPHNANPSYATMQMESNDQSNFAAHHLRPAMNTAGFGGVKILAWDHNWYDHGGPAEYPLEVMRFNNGQAQSAVAGVAYHCYESPEGSYSVQSTFQNAFPGKEVHFTECTGGAWATNAAANLEWALQNNLFGPLRHHARSSLYWNLALDPSHGPRVGGCPDCRGMVTVNNGAGTYTRNEEFYAWAHLSKVVRSGAVRIGATTLGNNEIETVAFRNPDGSLALIALNSNDGASRTFKVRWGGQSFTYTLPARSVASFKWGGAPTYRLVNRHTGKCVDIAGPAMADGTAIHQWACHSGASQQWTMEPTDGGYFRFVSRYSGKVLDVTGASTADGALAQQWSWAGGANQQFRPVSTGSGWQRLEARHSGKVLDVADCWTSSDGARLQQWTWANNDCQQFRLEPM comes from the coding sequence ATGCGATTCGAAGTCCTGCTGTGCACCGCGCTCTGTTCCGCGCCGGCCCTGGCCGCCAATGAGTCCGTCCAGGTCTGGCTGACGACGACCTCCGGGAGCGCGTTGGTGAAGCGGCTCAACCCCGAGCCGAGCCCCACCTTCGGCCCGGACAGCGGCAACGCCACCGCCATCGACGTCAATCCCTCGCAGACCTACCAGACGCTCGACGGCTTTGGCGGGGCGCTCACGGATGCGTCGGCGTGGCTCATCTTCAACTCCCCTCACCGCAACGCCATCATGAACGACCTGTTCAGCGTGAGCGGGGGCTCGGGCCACAGCATGCTGCGGCTGCCGATGGGCTCGTCGGACTTCGCGCGCAATCACTACACCTACGACGACACGTGCTGCGACTTGAATGACTTCTCCGTCGCGCATGACATGCCGTACATCATCCCCCTGCTCCAGCAGGCGCGGCAGCTCAACCCCGAGCTGAAAATCATGGCGGTGCCGTGGAGCGCCCCAGCCTGGATGAAGTTCAACAACTCGCTCCTGGGGGGCGGGTATCTCCGCAATGACCACTACGGCGTCTACGCCAACTACTTCGTGCGCTTCCTCCAGGCGTACCGCACGGCGGGCGTGCCCATTCACGCGGTGAGCCTCCAGAACGAGCCGCACAACGCGAACCCCAGCTACGCGACGATGCAGATGGAGTCGAACGACCAGTCGAACTTCGCCGCCCACCACCTGCGCCCGGCGATGAACACGGCGGGCTTCGGCGGGGTGAAGATTCTCGCCTGGGACCACAACTGGTACGACCACGGCGGCCCCGCCGAGTATCCGCTCGAGGTGATGCGCTTCAACAACGGTCAGGCCCAGTCCGCCGTCGCGGGCGTCGCCTACCACTGCTACGAGAGCCCCGAAGGCAGCTACAGCGTCCAGAGCACCTTCCAGAACGCCTTCCCCGGCAAGGAGGTCCACTTCACCGAGTGCACCGGCGGCGCCTGGGCGACGAACGCCGCGGCGAACCTGGAGTGGGCGCTCCAGAACAACCTCTTCGGGCCCCTGCGTCACCACGCGCGCAGCTCGCTGTACTGGAACCTCGCGTTGGACCCGAGCCACGGCCCCCGCGTGGGCGGCTGCCCGGACTGCCGGGGCATGGTGACGGTGAACAACGGCGCGGGCACGTACACGCGGAACGAGGAGTTCTACGCCTGGGCCCACCTGTCCAAGGTGGTGCGCTCGGGCGCGGTGCGCATTGGCGCCACCACACTGGGCAACAACGAAATCGAGACGGTCGCCTTCCGCAACCCGGATGGCTCGCTGGCACTGATTGCGCTCAACTCCAATGACGGGGCATCGCGGACCTTCAAGGTCCGATGGGGTGGACAGTCCTTCACATACACCCTGCCCGCGCGCTCGGTGGCTTCGTTCAAGTGGGGCGGCGCCCCCACGTACCGGTTGGTGAACCGGCACACGGGGAAGTGCGTGGACATCGCCGGGCCCGCCATGGCGGACGGCACCGCCATCCACCAGTGGGCCTGTCACTCTGGCGCAAGTCAGCAGTGGACGATGGAGCCCACGGACGGTGGCTACTTCCGCTTCGTGTCGCGCTACAGCGGCAAGGTGCTCGATGTGACGGGCGCGAGCACGGCGGACGGCGCCTTGGCGCAGCAGTGGTCGTGGGCGGGTGGCGCCAACCAGCAGTTCCGGCCTGTCTCGACGGGCAGCGGGTGGCAGCGGTTGGAAGCCCGGCACAGCGGCAAGGTGCTCGACGTGGCGGACTGCTGGACCTCCAGTGACGGCGCTCGGCTCCAGCAGTGGACCTGGGCGAACAACGACTGCCAGCAGTTCCGGCTGGAGCCGATGTAA